Part of the Paenibacillus aurantius genome, AGCAGCAGTTCAGAGACCTTACCGCGGCCGTGAAACCGACCGTAGCCGTGTTCAAAACCACCTGGTGCAAGGACTGCCATTACATCGAGCCGTTTATGCCTTCCCTGATCGAAGAGTACGGGGACCGGCTATCCTTCCTTCAAGTGGACCGTGACGACTTGCCCGACCTGTGCAGCGAGCTTAACATTTTGGGCATCCCGAGCTTTATCGTCTTCAGCGAAGGCAAGGAGCTGACCCGCTTCGTCAGCAAACTCCGCAAAACCCGCGAGGAAATCGAGCAGTTCCTCGACCGGTCGCTGGAGGTTGCCTCCGCGATGCGCTCCTGACCGTATGCCGCTTGCCCGTATCGGGCGGGCGGTTTTCTTTTTTGGGCCGGGGGGATGCTCCTGGTCTTTTTTTTTCGGTGACATCAGGTGCTTTGTTCACAATTCATCAATAGCTTTAGCCCGGGAGAATGGCTATAATGAGTCTTGTGTAAGAATTTTCACAAGCGGTAAACCACAAGACAGAAGAAGGGATTCTAATGAAATATATGCTGCGCAAACTCGCATTAGCCAGCTGCATCGGGATGTTTCTCGTGCTCCTGATGGGGACGCTCGTGACGAAGACCGAATCGGGACGCGGCTGCGGTGACGATTGGCCGCTGTGCAACGGAAAGTTCATCCCGGCCTATACCGTCGAATCAATGATCGAATACTCCCACCGGTTCGTCACGGGAATCGAGGGCCTGCTCGTTCTCGGGGCCACCGTCGGTGTTTATCTTTATACCAAGCGCAAGGATGCCCGCTTCTATGCGGCTTCCTCACTCTTTTTTACGGTCATTCAGGCCGCCATGGGAGCTCTGGCCGTCATCTGGCCCCAATCCTCTTCCGTGCTGGCGCTTCATTTCGGCTTCTCGCTCCTAGCTTTCGCAAGCACTTTCCTGCTCGTGATGGCCCTTCGGCGGTTGCCTGATTCGGGGATGAATCCTCCGAAGGTGTCAAGGCCTGCCCGCAAGCCGAAGCCCAGCCTTCCAATAGCGGAAGGGGGAGGAAGCCGGCCGGGAGGCCTGAGCATGGGGACAAGCATCCTCCTGTGGGTGACGGCGGCCTACACGTATGTGGTCGTCTATCTCGGGGCTTATGTCCGCCATACCGACTCCTCCGGCGGCTGCGGACGCGATTGGCCGCTGTGCGCGGGGGAGGTCGTGCCGAGCCTGACGGGAGCCACCGGCATCATGTTCATTCACCGGCTTGGAGCCGTCCTGCTGTTCGTCCTCATCGCTTACTTGATGTACCGCCTTAACCGGGAGACGGATCGCCCGGATATGGCGAAGGCGGGGCGGGTGGCCTTTCAGCTGGTGGTCATTCAGGTGTTCAGCGGGGCACTCGTTACCTTTGCCCTGGGAACAGACAGCTATCTGTTCGCCAGTCTGCTGCACACCGTGATTATCGCCGCCCTGTTCTCCACGTTAAGCTACCTGTGCGCGCTGTGGGTCACGGGGCCCCAGAAGACAGCCGCCGCTCTATAACGAAGACCCTCGCTCCCTTGCTTATCCGGCAGGGGAGCGAAACCTGTTTTATCGGGTCTGCCTACCTTATCATGGGAAGAAGAGGGATATACCGATGGTACATAGCAATCTGCGCCAATTTCTTGAGGTTCTCCGTCGGGAGAACCAACTGCATATCATTTCCGCTCCAGTCGACCCCAACCTCGAAATCGCCGAGATTCACCGCCGCGTCATCGACGAAGAAGGGCCGGCCCTGTTATTCACGAATGTAAAAGGAAGCGCTTTTCCCGTGGCGACCAACCTGTTCGGCACGAGCCGCCGTGTGGACCTCGCTTTCGGGCCGCGGCCCGAGCAGTTCATGAAGCGGGTGCTGGCGGCGAAGGATACGCTTGTCCCGCCCACCCCGAAAGCGCTGTGGAACGAGAAGGACCTTCTGTGGAACCTGATGAAGGTGGGAACGAAGAACGTTTCGCCGGAGGAAGCGCCGGTTCTGCAGGTATGCGACACGGAGGCTCCCATGGCGAAGCTGCCGGTGATTACGTCGTGGCAGGAGGACGGGGGTCCCTTTGTTACCCTGCCTCTCGTGTACACGGAGCACCCGGACAACGGGGAGCACAACCTAGGCATGTACCGCATGCAGGTGTATGACGGCCACACAACGGGGATGCACTGGCAGATCCACAAAGGCGGGGGCTTTCATTACCACGAAGCCGAGAAGCGGAACCAGGCTCTGCCGGTGACCGTCTTCCTCGGAGGGCCTCCCGCCCTGATTGCCTCCGCTATCGCTCCGCTGCCAGAGCATCTTCCGGAGCTCTTAATGACCTCCTTCATCCTCGGCGGCAAGCTGCCCGTAACCCGGAACCCGCAGGGAGGCCACCGGCTCGTCGCTGAGGCGGAATTCGCCATTTGCGGGGAAGTGCCGCCTCATGTGAGGCGGCCGGAAGGGCCCTTTGGAGATCATTACGGCTATTACTCCCTTACTCACGACTTTCCCGTCTTTCAGGTGAGCCGCGTGTACCACCGCAAGGATGCCATTTATCCGGCAACGATTGTGGGCAAGCCGCGCCAGGAGGATTACTACATGGGAGAATTCCTGCAGCGGCTGATGTCGCCCGCTTTTCCCGTTGTCATGCCGGGGGTCAAGGAGCTGTGGACCTACGCCGAGACGGGCTTTCACCCCCTCGCCGCGGCGGTCGTCCGGGAGAGCTACAAGCGGGAAGCGATCGGCTCGGCCTTCCGCATCCTGGGGGAGGGGCAGCTCACGCTGACCAAGTTCCTGATCCTCACCGACCGGCCGGTGGATCTGTCAAATTTCCCGCAGCTGCTCGAAACGGTGCTGGAGCGCTTCGACCCGAGGCAGGATCTGTTCCTGTTCAACTATACCTCTCACGATACACTGGATTATACCGGTCATCAGCTTAACCACGGCAGCAAGGCCGTCCTGCTCGGCGTAGGGGAACCGGTCCGCACGCTGCCTTCCGCCTACGAGGGAGGGGAGCTGCCGGGCATCCGGGCAGCGGAAGTGTACTGCCGGGGCTGTCTCGTCGTTTCGGGGGCATCCTATGAGGAGGATCCCCAGCTCGCCGAACGGCTCGTAAAAGAGGCGGGCGACCGGCTGTCCTCCTGGCCTCTCGTCATTCTGGCGGACGACACGGCGATCGCCCGCGGACAGACGCCGTTCCTCTGGACCGTCTTCACGCGTTTCAATCCGGCCGCGGATATTTACGCCCGTTCGAGCCTCAACCGGCATCATATCGCTTACGAGCTTCCGCTCGTGATCGATGCCCGGATGAAGCCGGGATATCCGGACGAGCTGTTCCCGCGTGAGGACATCGTCAAGCTGGTGGACGGCCGCTGGAGCGAGTATTTTGCGGGAAGCCGGGTATAGAAGGATGAAGCCAAACGCCTTGCGGGGCATGCTTCCCCATCTGGGGTTCGTACTTGTCTACCTGCTGTGGGGCATCAACATCTCCTCCATGAAGATTGGAGGAGCGGCCTGGGACTCTTTTGTCTTCAACGGCCTCCGTTATTTGATCATTCTGCCTTTTTTGTGGGTATATACGTATTATGGATTCCGCAAAGGACGCATCCGCCTGAGCATGAAAAAGGGAGACCTGGGGCGGATTCTTCTGCTCGGAGCCGTGTCGGCTGTCGGGATGGAGGCCTTTCTGTCCTACGCCCTGCAGTATTCGAACGCCGCGAACGGGGCGGTGCTCGGAAGAGGCTTTATGCCGGTGGTGACGGTTATTCTCGCTCTCTTGATGCGGGAGCTGCGCCTGACGTGGCGCATCCTTCTCGGGCTTCCTCTCGCCATTGCGGGGGTCATTGTGATTGTGACCGGAGGAAACGAGGGCTTTCATCTCGGACCGGACACCCTGAGAGGGGATGTCCTCCTTCTTTTCCGGAGCTTCCTCGGGGCGCTTTATCTCATCGGGATGAACCGGCTCGTTAATCGTTACCCGCTGACTTTGCTCATCACGTTGGAAATGACCGCGGGCGCCGTTTCCCTGCTTCCGGTTGTTCTCTGGAAGGTCACGCCCGGCTATTTGGCCGCCATGCCGGCTGCCGGGTGGTACAGCCTGCTGTACACGGCGTTTCTCGCCACCCTGGTGGGCTTCTCGGTTCACAACTGGAGCCTGGGGAAGCTCGGACCGTTCAAATCCTCTGTGTACGGGTACTTTCTGCCGGTCACGTCCGCCATCGCCGGTATTTACCTTCTCGGAGAGAGCATTTCCTGGAACCAGGTGCTCGGAGGGGCGGGCGTTCTCGTTGCCATGTATCTGGTTCAGCGGGACCGGATGCAGGCCATGAAGCGGCCTCCCAAGCCCATTATGCCGGCGGCTGCGGGGAAATCCAATCAAGCATAAAGGAGGGGGAGGCTTATGTTCCGAATTTATTTCAACGAAGAAAGACGCCAAGACAGCGGCGTGCTGGCCGATGCCAACGCTTCACTGAAGCGGTATGAGCAAGTGCTGGAGAAGATCGAGAACCGGAGCGGGGAAGCCGATTCGCGGCTCCGCTGCCTCCAGGTGTGGGCAAAAGGCTTCACCCGTTCCCTCGACGAGCTGGAGCAAAGCCTGTACTGCAGCCGCAAATACAGCGAGCTCGTCTCCCACGAATTTATCGAGGAGATGGAAGAGGAAGAGCTCGACAACTATCACCGGCATGTCTATTTCTACAAAAACGCCCTCATTCGGCTGTTCTCCATTCTGGACAAGATGGGCTCCTTTCTCGATGACCTGCTGAAGCTCGAAACCGGTAAGGTTATGCCGCGTTTTTCGTACTTTACGGTGCTGCGGCAAATGCACGAGAGGGAAATTGCGTCCGAGCTGGAGCAGAAGCTGTTCGATCTTAAGAACAGCTGCAAAGGGCCGCTGAACCGCCTGCGGCAGCAGCGGAACACGGAAATTCACGCCATGAACGAGGAGCTCGTGGACGATGTATGGAACGCCAAGGAGTCGCCGGAGGCCCAGTCTCCGGTGGAGAACATTCAAGATAACCTGAAGGACATGGAGCAGGGCTTCGAAATGGTCTGCCTGACGGTCAGCACCGTTTTTGAATCGCTTGCCTCGAGCCAGAAGGGTTGAGCCGGAAGCGGATGGATTCCAGTCCCGGCCGGAAGGAAAAGCGGAGCTTGCCTAACCTAGGCAGGCTCTTTTTTCGCGAATCTTTTTCAGCGGGGGCTCACCGGGTTTGGACTTCCGGCGCTTTTCCTCTATACTGAATAGAGAGAAAGAGGTAGCGGGAGGGCGAGGATGGAAAGACGCAAGGTGGCTCTGATAACGGGCAGTGCCAAGGGATTGGGCAAACGGACGGCTCTTGCTTTGGCCGGGCAAGGCTGCGACATTGTGTTGAACTATGTCCGCAGCAGGGAAGAGGCGGAACGGCTTTGTGAGGAGATTCGGGGGATGGGGGTACGCTGTACCGCCATTCAGGCGGATGTGACCCGTACGGAGGACATCCGGTTTCTTGTGAAAGAAGCGGAGAGGCAGCTCGGAGCCGTCGACATCCTGGTTAACAATGCGGGGCCTTTCATCCGGGAGCGCCGCTTGTTCGCGGACTACACGGAAGAGGAAATCTCCTATCTGCTGGGCGGGAACCTGACCGGGGTCATCGCGCTCGATCATTTGGTTCTTCCGCTTATGCGCCGGAACCGGTGGGGACGCATCTTTCATTTTGGCTTCGGTCATGCGGCGGAGGCCCCCGGCTGGCCTCACCGGGCTGTCTATGCCGCGGCGAAGGTGGGGCTCGTTTCCTTCACCAAGACGCTGTCCGTCGAGGAAGCCTCCAGCGGCATTACGGTCAACATGATCTGCCCCGGGGATATCCGCGGGGAGAACAAGGAGAAGCTGATCCGCGAGGTGGAGCATTTGGCGGACGAGGAATCCCCGCGCGGCAGACCCGGATCAGGAGAAGACATCGCCAGGGTCATCGCCTTCCTCTGCATGCCCGAATCGGATTTCCTTACCGGCAATATCATCGACGTCTCGGGCGGGCTCGATCCCATCCGTTCTCTTAAGGGAGGCGTCAAGCTTTAGCCAGCTATCCGGGTTCACCCGGAACACGCAAGAAAGCCCTGAGTCGAGTCGCTCAGGGCTTTCTGTATATCCGTTAAAGAAAGCTTAACGGGAATCGGTTAACGGAATTAGAATACCTGCATGACCTCTTGAACGCCTTCCACTTCTTCCAGAAGAGCGCGTTCGATCCCGGCCTTCAAGGTGATGGTCGAGCTTGGGCAGCTTCCGCAGGCACCCATCAGCTTCAGTTTCACAATTCCGTCCTCCACGTCAACCAGCTCTACGTCGCCGCCGTCGCGCTGCAGAAACGGGCGAAGCTTATCGAGAACCTCCAGCACTTCATCGTACATGGTATCTTGTGCGTTTTCGCTCATTTGCTCCAACTCCTTTCTTACTTTATTATAGTACAATAACGACAAAATGAAAATAGGTGAACCCGGCATGAGACCCATCATTGAATTCTGCACCAATAATATGCATCACGGCACCGATCGGCTCATGAAGAAGCTGGAGCAGAACCCGGACTATGATGTCCTGGAATACGGCTGCCTGGGCAACTGCGGGCAATGCTACGCCGAGCCCTACGCGCTCGTAAACGGCGAAGTGGTTGCCGCTGCGACGGTGGATGA contains:
- a CDS encoding thioredoxin family protein, whose protein sequence is MEQVKTEQQFRDLTAAVKPTVAVFKTTWCKDCHYIEPFMPSLIEEYGDRLSFLQVDRDDLPDLCSELNILGIPSFIVFSEGKELTRFVSKLRKTREEIEQFLDRSLEVASAMRS
- a CDS encoding COX15/CtaA family protein — its product is MKYMLRKLALASCIGMFLVLLMGTLVTKTESGRGCGDDWPLCNGKFIPAYTVESMIEYSHRFVTGIEGLLVLGATVGVYLYTKRKDARFYAASSLFFTVIQAAMGALAVIWPQSSSVLALHFGFSLLAFASTFLLVMALRRLPDSGMNPPKVSRPARKPKPSLPIAEGGGSRPGGLSMGTSILLWVTAAYTYVVVYLGAYVRHTDSSGGCGRDWPLCAGEVVPSLTGATGIMFIHRLGAVLLFVLIAYLMYRLNRETDRPDMAKAGRVAFQLVVIQVFSGALVTFALGTDSYLFASLLHTVIIAALFSTLSYLCALWVTGPQKTAAAL
- a CDS encoding UbiD family decarboxylase yields the protein MVHSNLRQFLEVLRRENQLHIISAPVDPNLEIAEIHRRVIDEEGPALLFTNVKGSAFPVATNLFGTSRRVDLAFGPRPEQFMKRVLAAKDTLVPPTPKALWNEKDLLWNLMKVGTKNVSPEEAPVLQVCDTEAPMAKLPVITSWQEDGGPFVTLPLVYTEHPDNGEHNLGMYRMQVYDGHTTGMHWQIHKGGGFHYHEAEKRNQALPVTVFLGGPPALIASAIAPLPEHLPELLMTSFILGGKLPVTRNPQGGHRLVAEAEFAICGEVPPHVRRPEGPFGDHYGYYSLTHDFPVFQVSRVYHRKDAIYPATIVGKPRQEDYYMGEFLQRLMSPAFPVVMPGVKELWTYAETGFHPLAAAVVRESYKREAIGSAFRILGEGQLTLTKFLILTDRPVDLSNFPQLLETVLERFDPRQDLFLFNYTSHDTLDYTGHQLNHGSKAVLLGVGEPVRTLPSAYEGGELPGIRAAEVYCRGCLVVSGASYEEDPQLAERLVKEAGDRLSSWPLVILADDTAIARGQTPFLWTVFTRFNPAADIYARSSLNRHHIAYELPLVIDARMKPGYPDELFPREDIVKLVDGRWSEYFAGSRV
- a CDS encoding DMT family transporter; its protein translation is MKPNALRGMLPHLGFVLVYLLWGINISSMKIGGAAWDSFVFNGLRYLIILPFLWVYTYYGFRKGRIRLSMKKGDLGRILLLGAVSAVGMEAFLSYALQYSNAANGAVLGRGFMPVVTVILALLMRELRLTWRILLGLPLAIAGVIVIVTGGNEGFHLGPDTLRGDVLLLFRSFLGALYLIGMNRLVNRYPLTLLITLEMTAGAVSLLPVVLWKVTPGYLAAMPAAGWYSLLYTAFLATLVGFSVHNWSLGKLGPFKSSVYGYFLPVTSAIAGIYLLGESISWNQVLGGAGVLVAMYLVQRDRMQAMKRPPKPIMPAAAGKSNQA
- a CDS encoding Cthe_2314 family HEPN domain-containing protein, with the protein product MFRIYFNEERRQDSGVLADANASLKRYEQVLEKIENRSGEADSRLRCLQVWAKGFTRSLDELEQSLYCSRKYSELVSHEFIEEMEEEELDNYHRHVYFYKNALIRLFSILDKMGSFLDDLLKLETGKVMPRFSYFTVLRQMHEREIASELEQKLFDLKNSCKGPLNRLRQQRNTEIHAMNEELVDDVWNAKESPEAQSPVENIQDNLKDMEQGFEMVCLTVSTVFESLASSQKG
- a CDS encoding SDR family oxidoreductase — encoded protein: MERRKVALITGSAKGLGKRTALALAGQGCDIVLNYVRSREEAERLCEEIRGMGVRCTAIQADVTRTEDIRFLVKEAERQLGAVDILVNNAGPFIRERRLFADYTEEEISYLLGGNLTGVIALDHLVLPLMRRNRWGRIFHFGFGHAAEAPGWPHRAVYAAAKVGLVSFTKTLSVEEASSGITVNMICPGDIRGENKEKLIREVEHLADEESPRGRPGSGEDIARVIAFLCMPESDFLTGNIIDVSGGLDPIRSLKGGVKL
- a CDS encoding NifU family protein, whose amino-acid sequence is MSENAQDTMYDEVLEVLDKLRPFLQRDGGDVELVDVEDGIVKLKLMGACGSCPSSTITLKAGIERALLEEVEGVQEVMQVF
- a CDS encoding YuzB family protein, coding for MRPIIEFCTNNMHHGTDRLMKKLEQNPDYDVLEYGCLGNCGQCYAEPYALVNGEVVAAATVDELEKEIGRKLKELEELDKLFDNL